The following are encoded in a window of Bacillus xiapuensis genomic DNA:
- a CDS encoding acetoin utilization protein AcuC: MTGKAVFIHSDQLLTYRFSKHHPFNQFRLTLTIDLLKESGALQSSDLAAPRIASTEELRLIHDADYIEAVQRAGRGELSSDIAEGYGLGTEDTPIFSGMHEASALLVGGTLTATDWVMQGKARHAVHLGGGLHHGFRGKASGFCIYNDSSVAIKYLQEKYQARVLYIDTDAHHGDGVQWSFYDDPDVCTLSLHETGRYLFPGTGNVNERGHGNGYGFCFNIPLDAFTENESWLEAYETSIWEVADFFKPDVIFTQNGADSHYFDPLTHLSATMNIYHHIPRLAHQVAHRYCEGRWIAVGGGGYDIWRVVPRAWARIWLEMTEKSHFSGNLPESWIKRWQKKSPVQLPLAWDDPEGIYPAVPRKREIEEKNRNTLNKALYPLRKHL, from the coding sequence ATGACGGGAAAGGCTGTGTTCATTCATTCAGATCAATTATTAACCTACCGTTTTTCAAAACATCATCCGTTTAATCAATTTCGGCTGACGCTGACCATCGATCTGTTAAAAGAAAGCGGCGCTTTACAAAGCAGTGATCTCGCTGCTCCAAGAATAGCTTCAACAGAGGAGCTTAGACTAATCCATGATGCCGATTATATCGAAGCGGTCCAAAGAGCCGGCAGAGGGGAGCTCTCTTCTGATATCGCTGAAGGCTATGGACTCGGTACAGAGGATACGCCTATTTTCTCAGGCATGCATGAGGCCAGCGCCTTGTTAGTCGGAGGCACACTTACTGCAACGGATTGGGTCATGCAAGGAAAAGCCCGCCACGCCGTCCATTTAGGAGGCGGCCTTCATCACGGCTTTCGCGGAAAGGCATCCGGCTTTTGTATTTATAACGATAGTTCCGTTGCGATAAAATACTTACAAGAGAAGTATCAGGCAAGAGTCCTTTATATTGACACCGATGCCCATCATGGCGATGGCGTTCAATGGTCCTTTTACGATGATCCCGACGTATGTACCCTCTCCCTTCACGAAACCGGCCGATATTTATTTCCCGGAACAGGCAATGTGAATGAACGAGGACACGGAAATGGTTATGGCTTTTGCTTTAATATTCCGCTAGATGCCTTTACAGAGAATGAATCTTGGCTGGAAGCCTATGAAACATCCATTTGGGAAGTAGCTGATTTTTTTAAGCCTGATGTGATTTTCACGCAAAACGGCGCAGATTCTCATTACTTCGATCCCCTTACTCATTTATCCGCTACAATGAATATTTATCATCATATTCCCCGGCTTGCCCATCAAGTCGCCCATCGCTACTGCGAGGGCCGATGGATTGCTGTCGGCGGAGGCGGCTATGATATATGGCGTGTAGTGCCGCGGGCCTGGGCAAGAATCTGGCTTGAGATGACTGAAAAATCTCATTTTTCAGGGAACTTGCCCGAAAGCTGGATTAAGCGCTGGCAGAAGAAGTCGCCAGTTCAGCTGCCGCTTGCATGGGATGATCCTGAAGGCATTTATCCAGCGGTGCCGCGCAAGCGAGAAATTGAAGAAAAGAACCGCAATACGCTGAACAAGGCGCTATATCCGCTGCGAAAGCATTTATAA
- the motS gene encoding flagellar motor protein MotS: MTRRRPSKKKPAGAPKWMVTFSDLVTLILVFFILLFSMSQIDIVKFKAIAHSFKQTPLFEQNSSIVPGEYPSEEMKEDLGEKKEDSLDQLAKDVQEYLEKNNLEKVATATRNERGVVLVLQEQILFETGDAVVVPEAYPFLQKIGKLLKTMPNMIKVEGHTDSRPIRNSYYPSNWELSSARASSVIRYLSEHQNIDEDRFIAVGYSDTRPLVPDTSSENMQKNRRVEIIITDPKYKQDK, translated from the coding sequence ATAACGAGACGCCGCCCTTCGAAGAAAAAGCCCGCGGGTGCTCCAAAGTGGATGGTGACGTTTTCGGATCTGGTAACCCTTATTCTCGTGTTTTTTATTTTGCTCTTTTCCATGTCGCAAATTGATATTGTCAAATTTAAGGCCATTGCGCACTCCTTTAAGCAAACGCCGCTGTTTGAGCAGAATTCTTCCATTGTGCCCGGCGAATATCCCTCGGAAGAGATGAAGGAAGATCTGGGAGAAAAGAAAGAAGACTCTCTGGATCAATTAGCAAAAGACGTGCAGGAATATTTAGAAAAAAATAATCTGGAAAAGGTAGCTACTGCCACTAGAAATGAGCGCGGCGTCGTGCTCGTGCTGCAGGAGCAAATCTTATTTGAAACAGGCGATGCAGTGGTTGTACCCGAAGCTTATCCCTTTCTGCAAAAAATAGGCAAACTCCTCAAAACGATGCCGAACATGATCAAGGTAGAAGGGCACACGGACAGCCGCCCGATTAGAAACTCCTATTACCCTTCAAACTGGGAGCTATCCAGCGCGAGAGCCAGCAGCGTGATCCGGTATTTAAGTGAGCATCAAAATATTGATGAGGATCGTTTTATTGCTGTCGGTTACAGTGACACAAGACCTCTTGTTCCTGATACATCCAGTGAAAACATGCAAAAGAACCGTCGCGTTGAGATTATTATTACAGATCCTAAATATAAACAAGACAAGTAA
- the motP gene encoding flagellar motor protein MotP, protein MKKFDALTPTGIIIGIILLAFAIFSSGGAEGFSSFLHLPSILIVFGGLTAGLLISFPLKDIKHLFTVIRQAFREDETDLEELIQRFVKLSEKARREGLLALESGIEDIDDDFLKKGVLLAVDGIEQEMLIDIMNAEITALEERHRKGRSILEKAGDYAPAWGMIGTLIGLVLMLKSLNDPSSLGPNMAVALLTTFYGSLLANLVFLPMAAKLELKTEKEVFYRQIIIEGVVGVQAGQNPKILQEKLSAFLSSDERRAARSKASEAAEA, encoded by the coding sequence ATGAAAAAGTTTGATGCGCTGACACCAACCGGTATCATTATAGGAATTATCCTTTTGGCATTCGCGATTTTTTCCAGTGGCGGAGCGGAAGGATTTTCTTCTTTTTTGCATTTACCATCCATCTTAATCGTTTTTGGCGGATTAACAGCCGGCTTGCTCATCAGCTTCCCGCTGAAGGATATTAAGCATTTGTTTACGGTCATTCGGCAAGCCTTTCGGGAAGATGAAACAGATTTAGAGGAACTGATTCAAAGGTTCGTGAAGCTATCTGAGAAAGCGCGCCGTGAAGGCTTGCTTGCTCTGGAAAGCGGTATAGAAGATATTGATGATGACTTTTTAAAAAAAGGTGTGCTTCTTGCTGTAGACGGGATTGAGCAAGAGATGCTGATCGATATTATGAATGCTGAAATCACAGCTCTTGAGGAGCGTCATCGCAAGGGAAGAAGCATTTTGGAAAAAGCGGGAGACTATGCGCCTGCTTGGGGAATGATCGGAACGCTGATCGGTCTGGTATTGATGTTAAAGAGTTTAAACGATCCTTCTTCATTGGGGCCTAATATGGCGGTTGCGTTATTGACCACTTTTTATGGTTCCCTGCTAGCTAATCTTGTCTTCCTGCCGATGGCGGCTAAGCTTGAGCTTAAAACAGAAAAGGAAGTATTTTACCGTCAAATTATTATCGAAGGAGTGGTCGGTGTGCAAGCCGGTCAAAATCCAAAAATTCTTCAAGAAAAACTGTCTGCATTCTTATCATCGGATGAAAGAAGAGCAGCCCGCTCCAAGGCAAGTGAGGCGGCGGAAGCATGA
- the ccpA gene encoding catabolite control protein A — MNVTIYDVAREANVSMATVSRVVNGNPNVKPATRKKVLDVIERLGYRPNAVARGLASKKTTTVGVIIPDISNIFYAELARGIEDIATMYKYNIILSNSDQNKDKELRLINTMLGKQVDGLIFMGGQITDEHVTEFRRSPVPVVLAGSVEMSNEIPSVNINYEQAAYDAVKMLIDQGHKRIAYVACPLHDTINQEFVLKGYQRALSEAGLPVAEDLVVEGDYTYDSGHDAWKKLQQAEGEKPTAIFVNNDEMALGVVHGAQDSGVNIPEDLEIVSFDSSRLALMVRPQLTSVIQPLYDIGAVAMRLLTKYMNKEAVESPIVVLPHRIEKRGSTK, encoded by the coding sequence ATGAATGTAACAATATACGATGTAGCAAGAGAAGCAAATGTATCAATGGCTACCGTTTCCCGGGTAGTAAATGGCAACCCGAATGTAAAACCAGCCACTCGGAAAAAAGTATTAGATGTCATTGAGCGACTCGGCTATCGTCCTAATGCGGTAGCTCGCGGGCTTGCCAGCAAGAAAACAACAACTGTCGGAGTGATTATCCCGGATATCTCAAATATTTTCTATGCGGAGCTCGCCCGGGGAATCGAAGACATCGCCACGATGTATAAATATAACATCATTCTCAGTAACTCTGATCAGAATAAAGATAAAGAGCTTCGCTTAATAAATACGATGCTTGGCAAGCAGGTCGATGGGCTTATCTTTATGGGCGGACAAATTACAGATGAGCATGTGACGGAATTTAGACGCTCGCCGGTGCCTGTCGTTCTGGCTGGTTCAGTGGAAATGTCCAATGAGATCCCGTCTGTTAATATCAATTATGAACAAGCTGCTTATGATGCAGTGAAGATGCTGATTGATCAAGGCCATAAACGCATCGCTTATGTGGCTTGTCCGCTGCACGACACGATTAATCAAGAGTTCGTGCTCAAGGGCTATCAAAGAGCGCTTTCAGAAGCGGGCTTGCCTGTTGCAGAGGATCTGGTAGTGGAGGGGGACTACACATACGATTCAGGACATGATGCCTGGAAGAAGCTGCAGCAAGCAGAAGGGGAGAAGCCGACCGCTATTTTTGTTAACAATGATGAGATGGCTCTCGGTGTCGTGCACGGCGCACAAGACAGCGGTGTGAACATCCCGGAAGATCTTGAAATTGTCAGCTTTGACAGCTCACGGTTAGCTTTAATGGTGCGTCCGCAGCTGACTTCTGTGATTCAGCCGCTGTATGATATTGGGGCGGTGGCAATGAGGCTTTTAACGAAGTATATGAACAAGGAAGCAGTGGAAAGTCCGATTGTTGTTCTTCCTCATCGAATTGAAAAAAGAGGGTCAACAAAGTAA
- a CDS encoding bifunctional 3-deoxy-7-phosphoheptulonate synthase/chorismate mutase has translation MSNQDLDQLRQRVDEMNVELLRLISERAKLVQEIGRVKEKQGVNRYDPVRERAMLNNILQSNEGPFEASTVEHLFKEIFKAGLELQQDDHRKALLVSRKKKPEDTVINIRGEKVGDGAPSFVFGPCAVESYEQVAQVAQAIKDKGLKLIRGGAFKPRTSPYDFQGLGLEGLKILKRVADEFDLGVVSEIVNPADIELACDYIDVIQIGARNMQNFELLKAAGDVKKPVLLKRGLAATIQEFINAAEYIISRGNDQIILCERGIRTYERATRNTLDITAVPILKQETHLPVLVDVTHSTGRRDLLLPAAKAALAIGADGVMAEVHPDPAVALSDSAQQMNLQQFDEFYSEVIKSIPVKA, from the coding sequence ATGAGCAATCAAGATCTAGATCAATTAAGACAGCGTGTCGATGAGATGAATGTAGAGCTTTTAAGATTAATTAGCGAGCGGGCGAAGCTGGTGCAAGAAATCGGAAGAGTGAAAGAGAAGCAAGGCGTGAATCGGTATGATCCTGTCCGCGAACGGGCGATGCTGAATAACATCCTCCAAAGCAACGAAGGACCGTTTGAAGCGTCAACTGTGGAGCATTTATTTAAAGAAATTTTCAAAGCGGGGCTTGAGTTGCAGCAAGATGATCACCGCAAAGCGCTTCTCGTCTCACGGAAAAAGAAACCGGAGGATACGGTAATCAACATTCGCGGAGAGAAAGTGGGAGACGGCGCGCCTTCCTTTGTATTTGGCCCGTGTGCGGTGGAATCCTATGAGCAAGTTGCTCAAGTGGCACAGGCTATTAAAGATAAAGGGTTGAAATTAATTCGGGGCGGAGCATTTAAGCCGCGTACGTCACCTTACGATTTCCAAGGGCTCGGATTAGAAGGGCTGAAGATTTTAAAGAGAGTGGCAGACGAATTTGATTTAGGCGTAGTCAGTGAGATCGTGAATCCGGCGGATATTGAACTCGCATGTGATTACATTGATGTCATTCAAATCGGTGCACGCAACATGCAGAACTTTGAGCTGCTGAAGGCTGCCGGAGATGTGAAGAAGCCCGTCTTGCTCAAGCGCGGCTTAGCGGCAACGATCCAAGAGTTCATCAATGCAGCAGAATATATTATCTCCCGAGGAAACGATCAGATTATCCTTTGTGAGCGGGGCATTCGCACCTATGAGCGGGCAACGCGCAATACTTTAGATATTACAGCTGTACCGATTTTAAAACAAGAAACGCATTTACCGGTGCTTGTGGATGTTACTCATTCAACAGGAAGACGAGATTTATTGCTTCCAGCAGCGAAAGCGGCATTGGCGATTGGCGCTGACGGCGTGATGGCGGAAGTGCATCCGGACCCTGCTGTGGCTCTTTCCGATTCCGCTCAGCAAATGAATTTGCAACAATTTGATGAATTTTATAGTGAAGTAATAAAATCAATTCCTGTAAAAGCATAA